The genomic DNA CAATATCAAAGTGTCATTCCCCTTTTACCTAGAATTTCAATTAAAAAATTTAAATCCATTAAAGCTAAATCTCTGATAGTTAAAATATTATTTAAATTTAAAATTTTTTGAGTTGCTGCTCCTATCATAAACATTTTTTCAACATTCATTGGTCAAAGTTTTTCTTGTATTTCTTCTTCTAATAAAAATGAAATACCTTTTGGTTTATTAAAGTCTACACAAGTTTTTGCTAAAAATTTATTTGTACTAATTCCAATTGAACAAGTCAGACCAGTTTCTTTGTAAATCATATCTATAATTGCTTGAGCGGCTTTTTTAACAGAACCATATTTTTTTCAACTTTTTGTCATATCAATATAGCACTCATCAATTGAAGCTACTTCAAAATTTTTTGTAAAATTATTATAAATGATATCAAAAACTTTTTCTGAATAATCAATATACAAACTAAAATCAGAATTAGCAATGTAAAGATCCTTACACATTTCCATTGCTTTAAAAACTGGTGTTCCTGCTTTTATTCCAAATTTTCTTGCATTATAACTTGCTGTAGTAACAATAGCTCTTCTATTTGGCGAAGCAACAACAACATTTTTATTTCTAATACTTGGATCTTTTGCCATATGACAACTTGCAAAAAAAGCATCCATGTCTAACAAGAAAATTACTTTTTTATTATTCTCCATTATTTTCAAAAAACTCCCAACATTCATTTACAAGATTTAAAATTAAATTTACATTAAAAATATTTTCTACATTATTTGTTTTTTTAATATAGCATAAATACTCAATATTTTTTTTCTTACTACCAAGAATTGGAGATCAATTAATATCAATTATTGAAAAATTATTTTGATTACAATAATTAATAACTCTTTTTATCGCTTTTATATGTCCTTCTTTTGAATTTATTTTACCATTTTTTACATCTTCACGATCTGATTCAAATTGAGGTTTTATTAAAATAACTCCACTAGTATTTTCCTCAACAATATCTTTTAATGGTAATAATATTTTTTCTACTGAAATGAAGCTTACATCACAACAAAAAAAATTAATTTCACTTTCAAAAAAAGTTTTATTTACAATTCTAAAATTAGTTTTTTCTAAAGATTTAACTTTTGGATTACTTCTTAATTTTCAATCTAATTGATTTGTCCCAACGTCAATTGCATAAACATAATCTGCATTATTTTGTAAACAACAATCTGTAAATCCTCCAGTTGAAGAACCTATATCTAAACAAACTTTATTTTCAATATTAATATTTCAATATTGAATTGCTTTTTGCAATTTATTTCCAGCTCTACTTACAAATTCATTTTCTTGTTTAATTAATTTTATTATTATTTTTTCTTGATCAAATAATGTACCAGGTTTAGTTATTTTTTCTTCATTAACTAAAACTTTTCCATCAATTATAAACCCTCTTGCTTTATTTCTGTTTTCAGTTAATTCTAAATCCAATAAAATTTGATCAAGTCTTTTTTTCATATAAAATTATCTCCTGGAATTTTTATTTTTTAAATTTTCTTTTCTTCGTTAGATTTATTCTTCGTTCTTTTAAATTACTTATTTTTTTATTATTTTCAATATTTTCATAAAGTTGATTTTCTTTATGAACTCATTTACTTAATTTTTTAAATAATTCACTACCATATGTATCTTCGAAACCTTTTTTTATTGTTTCTAGTTTTTTCATATATTTGGTTGTTGATAATGAAAACGGTTTTGTTAAGTTCAATTTCTTGTAGTTACCTTCGTTTAAAGAATCTTTAATATCTAAAAGCATTTTATCTTTTTCTTCATTAGAATCGACATAAATTTCTTCACTATTTTTAAGAACTTCAGATTGAAAATCATCTTCTTTTAAAAGATTTTCTAAAAAATTATCTTGATTAGATTCTTTTGAAATTGATTCTCGAAAGTCTTGAATTGTTTTTTCAACTAATGGATCCATTTCTTTTGTATAAAGAATATCATCATCTAGTTCCATTGAAGAATGTTCTTTAAATGGCTCTGAAAGATTTAAAATATTTTTTTGATAAGCTTTTTTTAAGTTGGTACCAGTATTATCTACATTATATTTTTGATTTTCAAAATCTAAAATATAATGTTCTGGTAAGTTATCATATAATTCCTTATTAAATTGATTTAACTCTCTTATCAAAGTATCTTCTGAACCTGTGGGAATAATAATTAATTTATCATACTCTAATAAAATTTTTTTATCAGTTTTTGTTTTTAAATGTAATATTCTTCTTAGTTCTTTTAAGTTATCAAAAAATTCAATGTTTTCCTTACTAGTTTGCTTATGAAGTAAGTCAACAATTTCCTTATCTTTTGAAATTTTTTCTAAAAAATAATTTTTATCAATAATATCTTTCATTTTTTTATTCCTCAAATATTTTCTTTATGACTGTTTCAACGTCCATGTCTAAATCTTTTAATAATAATTCTTTTTCACCATGCTTTATATTAATTTTATCAAATGAGAAGCTATATATATTAAGATTATTATATCTATTTTTAATATTTGCAAATAAATTATTTTTATTAATTACTTGTTCATAGACAAAAATTTTATTATCTTTATGTTTTTCAAGTAATTTAATATCTATTGGATTAATGTATCTTGCATTTATTAAGTTAATTTTCAAATTATTTGTTTCTATATAATTTTTAAATTCACTTAGTATATTTCCATAGCTAATTAAAGTAATATTGTTATTTTTGTTAAAAATTAATTCTTGTCACTCACCAATTTTAAATTCTGAATTTGTTTTATCTTCAATAGCTTGCATATTTTCATATCTTAAAAAGAATTGTTTATCATTTGTTAAATATGACTGTTTAATCATAATTTTTAAGTCATTAATACTATATGGTTGGCAAATTATAGCTTGATTAAAGTTATTTATCATGAATAAATCATATATTCCATGATGACTAACTCCCCCACTGTAACTTAAACCTCCCCTATCTATTAAAAAGCTCATAGCAAAATTATTTCTAAAGACA from Spiroplasma endosymbiont of Cantharis nigra includes the following:
- a CDS encoding DNA polymerase IV, whose amino-acid sequence is MENNKKVIFLLDMDAFFASCHMAKDPSIRNKNVVVASPNRRAIVTTASYNARKFGIKAGTPVFKAMEMCKDLYIANSDFSLYIDYSEKVFDIIYNNFTKNFEVASIDECYIDMTKSWKKYGSVKKAAQAIIDMIYKETGLTCSIGISTNKFLAKTCVDFNKPKGISFLLEEEIQEKLWPMNVEKMFMIGAATQKILNLNNILTIRDLALMDLNFLIEILGKRGMTLWYWANGKGNDEVSREASEFKSIGNELTLNFTTTNHEEIEEIIYELSLKIADRAKKRFLQGKTITIVVKYLDDNITEFYNDKLRKRHITKQESVQEPTNNPEIIYSIAKQCFYELWTGQPILLLGVRISNLSNQIEQTKQLSIDEIDLLEGIDYNEVEKVIYNLNLKFGKDKIFTGEKLLKYMDKNMVQSKFLKNDDVHISNEQIINKWKNK
- a CDS encoding TlyA family RNA methyltransferase, which translates into the protein MKKRLDQILLDLELTENRNKARGFIIDGKVLVNEEKITKPGTLFDQEKIIIKLIKQENEFVSRAGNKLQKAIQYWNINIENKVCLDIGSSTGGFTDCCLQNNADYVYAIDVGTNQLDWKLRSNPKVKSLEKTNFRIVNKTFFESEINFFCCDVSFISVEKILLPLKDIVEENTSGVILIKPQFESDREDVKNGKINSKEGHIKAIKRVINYCNQNNFSIIDINWSPILGSKKKNIEYLCYIKKTNNVENIFNVNLILNLVNECWEFFENNGE